The proteins below are encoded in one region of Qipengyuania sp. HL-TH1:
- a CDS encoding type II toxin-antitoxin system HipA family toxin has translation MTRAVVNLWGRQIGAVLWDEDRDVGVFEYTPEFSRSGIEVAPLTMPLRSGVYDFPALNYETFKGLPGMLADSLPDKFGNALINRWLAEQGRTADSFDPVERLCYTGRRGMGALEFEPATGERREQGRPVDIAPLVELANRVIAAREELAGVLKGEDDHRALQEILRVGTSAGGARAKAVLAWNEETGEFHSGQLTAGPRYTQWLVKFDGVSGSADKELADPMGFGRLEYACYLLAREAGIDMARSRLHEEGGRAHFMTQRFDRTPDGKKLHMQSLCAMRHFDFNLARAYSYEQAIETIRMLGLGREAIKEQVRRALLNIFIRNQDDHTKNIAFLMDSSGRWSLSPAFDVVYAYNPDGDWTNEHQMSLAGKTDGFELDDLLAFGKFADLKAGEIRNMIAEIRSAISLWDRFTDLAGLSKRLSARAKAGFRAEL, from the coding sequence ATGACGCGTGCGGTAGTCAATCTCTGGGGTCGTCAGATCGGCGCCGTCCTGTGGGATGAAGATCGCGATGTCGGGGTTTTCGAATACACTCCGGAATTCAGTCGCAGCGGCATCGAAGTCGCTCCGCTCACAATGCCATTACGAAGCGGCGTCTACGATTTTCCCGCGCTGAATTACGAGACCTTTAAAGGGCTACCGGGCATGCTGGCAGACAGCCTGCCCGACAAGTTTGGTAACGCGCTGATCAATCGCTGGCTTGCCGAGCAAGGCCGCACAGCCGACAGCTTCGATCCGGTCGAGCGCCTTTGTTATACCGGTCGCCGAGGCATGGGTGCGCTCGAATTCGAGCCCGCTACCGGTGAGCGCCGTGAACAGGGTCGGCCGGTCGATATCGCTCCGCTTGTCGAACTCGCCAACAGGGTCATTGCCGCGCGTGAAGAACTGGCCGGTGTGCTCAAGGGTGAAGATGATCATCGCGCACTTCAAGAGATCTTGCGCGTCGGCACCTCTGCTGGTGGCGCCCGGGCCAAGGCCGTCCTCGCCTGGAATGAGGAGACCGGAGAATTCCATTCAGGGCAGCTGACTGCAGGGCCCAGGTATACGCAATGGCTCGTCAAGTTCGACGGCGTGTCGGGCAGTGCCGACAAGGAGCTAGCCGATCCGATGGGCTTCGGCCGACTTGAATACGCTTGCTATCTGCTAGCCCGAGAGGCCGGCATCGACATGGCTCGTTCTCGTCTGCATGAAGAAGGCGGCCGGGCGCATTTCATGACACAGCGTTTCGACCGCACGCCTGATGGCAAGAAGCTTCACATGCAGTCGCTTTGCGCAATGCGCCATTTCGATTTCAACCTCGCTCGCGCATACAGCTACGAGCAGGCGATCGAGACCATCCGCATGCTCGGTCTCGGCCGCGAAGCGATTAAGGAGCAGGTGCGCCGCGCGCTGCTCAATATCTTCATCCGCAACCAGGACGACCACACCAAGAACATCGCATTCCTCATGGATAGCTCGGGTCGCTGGAGCCTCTCGCCCGCATTCGATGTCGTCTATGCCTACAATCCTGACGGGGACTGGACCAACGAACACCAGATGTCTCTGGCCGGAAAGACTGACGGCTTCGAGCTTGATGACTTGCTAGCGTTCGGCAAGTTCGCTGACCTGAAGGCAGGTGAGATCAGAAACATGATTGCCGAAATCAGATCCGCAATCAGCCTTTGGGACAGATTTACGGACTTGGCGGGTCTTTCGAAACGACTCTCTGCGCGTGCGAAAGCCGGATTCCGAGCCGAACTATAA
- a CDS encoding XamI family restriction endonuclease, translating to MPVIDRPLWSDEELEVEREKAIAAFCTERLEEPLEDYLDAFDEYQGHIEEILETTVDLSRLEDTALDVLGDPNLLEAFRYLAGPPISQDDLKTLSDAQSLTKGHLAATPALVQRVIAVVRQVLDRRRFAWVVEDREPTEAERNAAVLASAALMAASRAQTKRRTSGKDRQEGAVKDSLLKLGFEEVEPRKITTIALAPEPGQFCGESVLGNRKGDIIVRLWDHRVMPIECKVSNSSTNSVKRLNNDAAVKATSWKTDFGLRQVVPSAVLSGVYKLHNLLDAQERGLTIFWAHDLEPLTEWIASSKK from the coding sequence ATGCCTGTGATTGATCGGCCGCTTTGGAGCGACGAAGAATTAGAGGTCGAAAGAGAAAAGGCAATCGCGGCCTTTTGCACCGAACGTCTCGAAGAACCTCTGGAAGACTATCTCGACGCTTTTGACGAGTATCAGGGGCATATCGAGGAGATACTCGAGACCACCGTCGACCTTTCTCGTCTTGAGGATACGGCGCTCGATGTTTTGGGCGATCCAAATTTGCTTGAGGCGTTCAGGTATCTCGCAGGTCCTCCGATTTCTCAGGACGATCTGAAGACCCTTTCGGATGCACAATCGCTCACGAAAGGACATCTTGCGGCCACACCGGCACTGGTCCAGCGCGTAATAGCTGTAGTCCGCCAGGTGCTTGACCGTCGGCGCTTCGCTTGGGTCGTTGAAGATCGTGAACCGACCGAGGCTGAGCGCAATGCAGCCGTGCTTGCCTCGGCGGCGTTGATGGCTGCGAGTCGAGCTCAGACAAAGCGTCGGACATCTGGCAAAGATCGTCAGGAAGGCGCGGTGAAGGATTCACTCTTGAAGCTCGGTTTCGAAGAGGTGGAACCGCGAAAGATCACTACGATCGCCCTGGCACCCGAGCCAGGACAATTCTGCGGCGAAAGTGTGCTCGGCAACCGCAAAGGCGATATCATCGTGCGACTTTGGGACCATCGCGTGATGCCCATAGAGTGTAAGGTGTCAAACTCATCAACCAACTCGGTCAAGCGGTTGAACAATGATGCTGCGGTGAAAGCTACGAGCTGGAAAACGGACTTTGGCCTGCGGCAGGTTGTGCCAAGTGCGGTCCTCAGCGGCGTCTACAAGTTGCACAATTTGTTGGATGCGCAGGAACGCGGCCTGACCATCTTCTGGGCACACGATCTGGAGCCATTGACGGAATGGATCGCCAGCTCAAAGAAGTGA
- a CDS encoding N-6 DNA methylase, giving the protein MTDLPILFASEKELISAALQLGALDVGHGLSEAEKRLAASSAKQRVSAKRVALLRDSILSGNDPLGEGFSSIRSAETRRSDGATYTPEGIVQSMVQWAANNSSPSRVVDPGVGSGRFLSAAGRAFPNAQLVGIDVDPVATLMARANLCVNGYAKRAKIILGDFRNFTERTAGQTLYIGNPPYVRHHQIDAVWKDWLAQRAAELKLPASKLAGLHVYFFLATALEAEKKDVGAFVTASEWLDVNYGSLVRSLMLGELGGKNITVIEPTAQPFPDAATTAAITTFEIGAEPKTVSFQRVDDLASLGKLGSGRRIRRDRLATEKRWSHLTRVAERPPEGYVELGELCRVHRGTVTGANGVWIAGEHSAGLPDSVLFPTITRAREVFNSGGLLKDPDLLRQAIDLPTDLDELSVSDRKRVESFLKVAKSMGAHSGYVARNRKAWWSIGLREAAPIISTYMARRPPGFALNKAGARHINIAHGLYPRDPMNEKLKRALVSYLQHNISQKSGRTYAGGLTKFEPREMERVIVPSPELLTSGVCL; this is encoded by the coding sequence ATGACTGATCTCCCCATTCTCTTCGCGTCAGAGAAGGAACTGATTTCGGCAGCCTTGCAACTCGGCGCGCTCGATGTCGGGCATGGGTTATCGGAGGCTGAAAAGAGGCTCGCTGCAAGCTCTGCCAAGCAGCGAGTTTCCGCAAAGAGAGTGGCTCTGCTGCGTGATTCAATTCTCAGCGGAAATGACCCTTTAGGAGAAGGGTTCTCGTCAATCCGATCTGCGGAGACACGCCGGTCTGATGGGGCGACGTACACTCCTGAGGGCATTGTTCAGTCGATGGTGCAGTGGGCCGCGAATAACTCAAGTCCATCGCGCGTTGTCGACCCAGGGGTTGGCTCAGGCCGCTTCCTCTCAGCCGCCGGGCGAGCGTTCCCAAATGCTCAGCTTGTCGGCATTGATGTGGACCCGGTCGCAACCCTGATGGCCCGTGCCAATCTGTGTGTGAATGGGTATGCAAAGCGGGCAAAGATCATACTCGGTGACTTCCGAAATTTCACCGAGAGGACTGCTGGACAGACACTGTACATCGGTAATCCACCATACGTCAGGCATCATCAGATCGATGCTGTGTGGAAGGATTGGCTCGCGCAAAGAGCGGCAGAATTGAAACTGCCGGCGAGCAAACTCGCTGGGCTCCACGTGTACTTTTTCCTCGCGACAGCACTTGAAGCCGAGAAGAAGGACGTAGGGGCATTCGTTACAGCTTCCGAGTGGCTTGACGTGAACTACGGCTCGCTCGTTCGGTCGCTGATGCTCGGCGAACTCGGCGGGAAGAACATTACCGTAATCGAACCGACCGCGCAGCCATTTCCCGATGCTGCCACGACCGCAGCGATCACAACCTTCGAAATTGGTGCGGAACCCAAGACTGTTAGCTTTCAGAGAGTAGATGACCTCGCAAGTCTGGGTAAACTCGGAAGTGGTCGACGCATTAGGCGAGACCGTCTCGCTACCGAGAAGCGGTGGTCACATCTGACGCGGGTAGCGGAACGTCCACCCGAGGGATACGTCGAGCTAGGAGAACTGTGCCGGGTTCATCGCGGCACTGTTACCGGGGCAAACGGCGTATGGATCGCCGGAGAGCATAGTGCTGGTTTGCCTGACTCGGTGCTTTTCCCAACCATCACGCGCGCTCGCGAGGTCTTCAATTCCGGCGGCTTGTTGAAAGATCCCGACTTGCTCAGGCAAGCCATCGATCTGCCAACCGACCTAGATGAACTTTCTGTCTCAGACCGCAAGCGCGTTGAAAGCTTCCTGAAGGTAGCAAAATCGATGGGTGCACATAGCGGGTATGTCGCACGCAATAGAAAGGCTTGGTGGTCAATTGGGCTTCGCGAAGCGGCCCCGATCATATCGACATATATGGCCCGACGCCCTCCTGGCTTTGCCCTAAACAAAGCCGGAGCAAGGCATATCAATATCGCTCATGGGTTGTATCCTCGTGACCCGATGAACGAAAAGTTGAAGCGCGCCTTGGTCTCCTATCTGCAGCACAACATCTCGCAAAAGTCGGGACGGACTTACGCGGGTGGTCTAACCAAATTTGAGCCTCGTGAAATGGAACGGGTGATTGTGCCGAGCCCGGAGTTGCTCACAAGCGGAGTATGCCTGTGA
- a CDS encoding HigA family addiction module antitoxin, producing MGTATQFRTEHPGHPGRFLKIKLIDERGISVTEAAKALGVARPSLSKLINQRVHLSPEMAVRLEKAFGFPLEAMMQMQTAFDIAEARKKNREIEVQPFQFVGTTSMSQSANREAVR from the coding sequence ATGGGTACTGCGACACAGTTTAGAACGGAGCATCCCGGGCACCCTGGTCGGTTCTTGAAAATCAAGTTGATTGACGAGCGTGGGATATCCGTCACGGAGGCAGCAAAGGCTCTAGGCGTCGCGCGTCCTTCGCTATCCAAACTCATCAACCAACGAGTTCATTTGTCTCCAGAGATGGCAGTTCGGTTGGAGAAGGCATTCGGATTTCCATTGGAAGCGATGATGCAGATGCAGACTGCATTTGACATCGCCGAAGCTCGCAAGAAAAACAGAGAAATTGAGGTGCAGCCGTTCCAATTTGTTGGAACCACGTCGATGAGCCAAAGCGCAAATCGGGAGGCGGTCCGATGA
- a CDS encoding S24 family peptidase, which yields MEHVREELDRLIQQRRLGYSSISRMIGRNSSYIQQFIKRGSPRKLDDDDRRTLASFFGVDEQVLGGPPAPMRDGLIEIPVLNVDASAGFGAIAESETAHTRFGFDERWLGRLTRAKSASLSIIHVLGDSMEPTLSDGDEVLVDASDQGSRLRDGIYVLRADDALVVKRVTLKPGGRNITISSDNSAYPSWDDVDRSEIQVVGRVIWFGRAV from the coding sequence ATGGAACATGTCAGAGAGGAGCTCGATCGCCTGATCCAGCAGCGACGGCTCGGATATTCCTCGATCTCGCGGATGATCGGAAGAAACTCGTCCTACATTCAGCAATTCATCAAGCGTGGATCGCCGCGCAAACTGGATGACGATGACCGGCGCACGCTTGCCAGCTTCTTCGGGGTCGACGAGCAAGTGCTTGGCGGACCGCCCGCACCCATGCGTGACGGGTTGATCGAAATACCCGTGCTCAATGTCGATGCATCGGCGGGCTTTGGAGCGATTGCCGAAAGCGAGACCGCCCATACCCGCTTCGGTTTCGACGAACGCTGGCTTGGCCGGTTGACCCGGGCGAAGAGCGCCAGCCTTTCGATCATCCACGTCTTGGGCGACTCCATGGAGCCGACACTCAGCGATGGCGACGAGGTGCTGGTCGATGCATCGGACCAAGGCTCGCGGCTGCGCGACGGTATCTACGTCCTGCGCGCCGACGATGCGCTGGTGGTCAAGCGCGTGACGCTCAAGCCCGGTGGCCGCAATATCACCATCAGCAGCGATAATTCGGCCTATCCGAGCTGGGACGATGTCGACCGGTCCGAGATCCAAGTGGTCGGACGGGTCATCTGGTTTGGGCGGGCGGTATAG
- the mobF gene encoding MobF family relaxase, with translation MLSVANVRSPSAAASYFAADNYYTGADADRSGTWVGKGAERLGLEGRVSAEQFDALLRGELPGGIQVGNAGQAHRPGTDLTFSLPKSWSLLALVGGDQRIIDAYREAVIETLRWAEKNAAQTRMGSQAGYGKVATDNLTIGLFQHDTNRNQEPNLHFHAVVANVTQGSDGKWRALRNDKLWSFNTLLNSMTMARFRLAVEKMGYEAGPVGKHGNFEAAGIARQQVMAFSTRREEVLDAVRQLGENTPKTRDIAVLDTRKSKAPVRDREGLLDGWRQKSQEVGIDLTGLIDASQMRAATKDIPSSKEGNLLQRGIAKLREFAQRIKGNPADPLIPAHVLKQDAPTIAAAQAVASAVRHLSQREAAFPREGLLKAALDFGLPTTVDHIETRVNALIRSGALESGKGEHKGWLASREALDLESTIIANVDQGRGAVLPILDRADAAERVQAVAALNHGISLNEGQENAAGLVLSSRDRTVAIQGIAGAGKSSVMKPVAQLLREEGKQVLGLAVQNTLVQMLERDTGIRSMTIARFLAQWGRLLHEPGNATLLREARSALGDHVLVLDEASMVSNEDKAKLVRLANLAEVQRLVLVGDKRQLAAVDAGKPFDLVQQAGIERANMDVNLRGRDPILRRAQAAAQEGRIDDALQALAPSTIEARGDSAIVAAEKWLSLSPADRDRTSIYASGRALRSAVNEAVQCGLKANGELGPRSGRLTVHSRVNVTHEELRYLRTYQPGMVLNFRSRDSTQKLSKGDYTVKTIDHARKQLVLEDRKGRLRKFNPARLRPGADDSRLSLFERKSLSIIEGDKIRWTDNDHKRGLFNADQARIVAIDTKGVLVETSVGKELRLNRGDPMLKCMDLAYALNAHMAQGLTSDRGIAVMDSRERNLANRQTFLVTVTRLRDGLTLIADNAEKLGRAIKSNSGEKASALEVTQRLKAAAAKGLSQDEDVRSPSPASDKPELTKERVKHFEIGI, from the coding sequence ATGCTTTCCGTCGCCAATGTGCGCTCCCCTTCGGCTGCTGCGAGCTATTTCGCGGCAGACAATTACTACACCGGCGCCGATGCCGATCGTTCCGGAACCTGGGTCGGGAAGGGAGCGGAACGACTTGGCCTTGAGGGCCGCGTCAGCGCCGAGCAATTCGATGCCTTGCTGCGGGGAGAGCTTCCCGGCGGTATCCAGGTCGGCAACGCGGGCCAGGCCCACAGGCCGGGAACCGACCTCACATTTTCACTCCCGAAAAGCTGGTCGCTGCTCGCGCTGGTGGGCGGCGACCAGCGGATTATCGATGCTTATCGTGAGGCCGTCATCGAGACCTTGCGCTGGGCAGAAAAGAACGCGGCGCAGACCCGGATGGGCAGTCAGGCTGGTTACGGGAAGGTCGCGACAGATAACCTGACGATTGGTCTTTTCCAGCACGACACCAACCGCAACCAGGAGCCAAACCTGCATTTTCACGCGGTCGTGGCGAATGTCACGCAAGGCAGCGACGGAAAGTGGCGCGCGCTTCGCAACGACAAACTTTGGTCGTTCAACACGCTGCTCAACTCGATGACCATGGCTCGCTTTCGTCTGGCAGTCGAGAAAATGGGCTACGAGGCTGGGCCGGTTGGAAAGCATGGCAACTTCGAAGCAGCGGGCATTGCCCGCCAGCAAGTTATGGCCTTTTCGACGCGGCGCGAAGAAGTCCTCGACGCGGTACGCCAGCTGGGGGAGAATACTCCGAAAACCCGCGACATTGCTGTGCTCGATACAAGGAAAAGCAAGGCGCCCGTTAGGGACCGGGAAGGCCTTCTCGATGGGTGGCGGCAGAAATCCCAGGAAGTCGGGATTGACCTTACCGGCTTGATCGATGCGTCGCAGATGCGCGCTGCAACAAAGGACATTCCCAGCTCGAAAGAAGGGAACCTTCTGCAGCGTGGAATTGCGAAGCTGAGAGAGTTCGCGCAGCGGATCAAGGGCAATCCGGCGGATCCACTGATCCCTGCCCATGTCCTCAAGCAAGATGCACCGACCATCGCGGCAGCGCAGGCCGTTGCTTCCGCGGTGCGCCATCTCTCGCAGCGCGAGGCAGCCTTTCCCCGTGAGGGATTGCTGAAGGCGGCGCTCGATTTTGGGCTGCCGACGACGGTGGACCACATCGAAACCCGTGTGAACGCATTGATCAGAAGCGGCGCACTCGAATCCGGCAAAGGCGAGCACAAAGGCTGGCTGGCGAGCCGGGAGGCGCTTGACCTTGAAAGCACCATTATTGCGAATGTCGACCAGGGACGAGGTGCGGTGTTGCCCATCCTGGATCGGGCGGACGCTGCAGAGCGGGTTCAGGCTGTTGCTGCGCTCAACCACGGAATTTCGCTCAACGAAGGACAGGAGAATGCGGCTGGCCTTGTCCTTTCGTCGCGTGACCGGACCGTAGCGATCCAGGGCATAGCCGGGGCGGGCAAAAGCAGCGTGATGAAGCCTGTTGCCCAGCTGCTTCGCGAGGAAGGCAAGCAGGTACTGGGGCTCGCCGTGCAGAACACGCTCGTCCAGATGCTCGAGCGCGACACCGGCATCCGTTCGATGACCATCGCCCGCTTTCTCGCGCAATGGGGCAGGCTTCTGCACGAGCCGGGAAATGCCACGTTGCTGCGTGAGGCTCGGAGCGCTCTCGGAGACCATGTCCTGGTGCTCGATGAGGCGTCGATGGTGTCGAACGAGGACAAGGCCAAGCTGGTACGGCTGGCGAACCTTGCAGAAGTCCAGCGCCTGGTTCTCGTCGGCGACAAGCGACAGCTAGCCGCCGTCGATGCCGGTAAGCCCTTCGACCTCGTCCAGCAGGCCGGGATCGAGCGCGCCAACATGGATGTGAATTTACGCGGCCGCGATCCCATACTGCGGCGAGCCCAGGCCGCAGCGCAGGAGGGACGCATCGACGATGCGCTCCAGGCTCTTGCTCCTTCAACCATCGAAGCTCGTGGGGACAGCGCGATTGTTGCTGCCGAAAAGTGGCTTTCGCTCAGCCCGGCGGATCGGGATCGGACGTCGATCTACGCTTCGGGACGGGCCTTACGTTCTGCGGTCAACGAGGCTGTGCAGTGCGGACTCAAGGCCAACGGCGAGCTCGGCCCACGATCGGGCCGGCTGACCGTTCATTCGCGGGTGAATGTGACACACGAGGAGCTGCGCTATCTTCGCACTTACCAACCAGGCATGGTCCTTAACTTCCGCTCGCGCGACAGCACCCAGAAACTCTCCAAGGGTGACTACACCGTCAAGACCATTGACCATGCGCGGAAGCAGCTCGTGCTTGAGGACAGGAAAGGACGGCTTCGCAAGTTCAATCCCGCGCGCTTGCGGCCGGGCGCAGACGATAGCCGGCTGTCGCTCTTCGAGCGCAAATCGCTGTCCATCATTGAAGGTGACAAAATCCGTTGGACCGACAACGACCACAAGCGCGGGCTGTTCAACGCCGACCAGGCGAGGATCGTGGCCATCGACACAAAGGGCGTCTTGGTCGAGACATCAGTGGGCAAGGAGCTCCGCCTGAACCGCGGCGACCCCATGCTCAAATGCATGGACCTCGCCTACGCCCTCAATGCGCATATGGCGCAGGGACTTACTTCGGATCGCGGGATCGCAGTGATGGACAGCCGCGAACGCAATCTCGCCAATCGGCAGACTTTCCTGGTCACGGTCACCCGGCTTCGCGACGGCCTTACGCTGATTGCAGATAATGCCGAGAAACTCGGCCGGGCCATCAAGTCCAACAGCGGCGAGAAAGCGTCGGCCCTTGAAGTAACGCAAAGGCTCAAGGCGGCAGCGGCCAAGGGCCTTTCGCAAGACGAGGATGTCCGCAGCCCTTCGCCTGCAAGTGACAAGCCCGAACTCACGAAGGAAAGGGTAAAGCATTTCGAAATCGGGATCTGA
- a CDS encoding type IV secretion system DNA-binding domain-containing protein has product MKHNLLNFTRGSQLLGHFGFMFAAGLKGPLIVTGLVAVGTCYWEVRSALSDHQIYLVWMHIYASLYAFMEFDPAKLVNLELLDGERVGLPFGIVREFPPMREAVEAFRTAVKQGLLVSAVLLIPAFVFFWWFAERFGGRSKERKHERGAMLVSLDELEEEIERHNKAFRAEELGRKFGWKWRLASSSALAEAGHYQPAHLAGVSWPWRLEQSHAMLIGTTGTGKTVALTELVAEARERGQRAVIFDLTGAFIEAFYDPARDIILNPVDVRCPLWSVFNDCTTEAEFHAAAEALVPHDGGGSEQFWVLAARMLFVEMCLHLARTGTATNEALARRLMTADLSEVHKLMRGTMADPLTAPEAARMAESIRAVFNANAKVLKLLPSSGPRFSVRDWVKGDYQAGSILFLSARYVDMSISSQLLTLWLDTAMNTLMTLERTHDLRMWFLIDELGALHRLPALEKGLQTARNFGGAIVTGVHAFAKLKEVYGENMAMTLSSLARTKLILATADRETATWCSDFIGHRQVRDMEEGYSYGYNNARDAVSLTPRRQIEPLLLPDQFMNLPRLSAYIKFPDGFPAAPVSLIPRTRGRIAEGFIAREKPLIKPDQGPAATALQARPGSKPIDEHPASNDDGAGKPVDTKQLKLDLEGQRRVADEPQDRQEPVPLEKLNAGRATGELGAETRSDTHLDAGPTLPLAAVQTGEDAPAMGAEQHPSEPGTAGDDTGGKAGSTQRGRSAANGRQPLIPVEKDLREGAVADPPEKDFGEFEPDM; this is encoded by the coding sequence ATGAAGCATAATCTCCTGAATTTCACCCGCGGGAGCCAGTTGCTCGGCCACTTTGGTTTCATGTTTGCAGCCGGCCTGAAGGGCCCCTTGATTGTCACCGGCCTGGTAGCGGTCGGCACCTGCTATTGGGAGGTGCGGTCGGCTCTGAGTGATCACCAGATCTACCTGGTCTGGATGCATATCTACGCCAGTCTCTATGCCTTCATGGAGTTCGATCCGGCCAAGCTGGTCAACCTTGAACTGCTTGACGGCGAAAGGGTCGGCCTCCCGTTCGGCATCGTTCGCGAGTTCCCGCCGATGCGCGAGGCGGTCGAGGCGTTTCGTACGGCAGTGAAGCAGGGATTGCTGGTTTCGGCAGTACTGCTGATCCCGGCCTTCGTGTTCTTCTGGTGGTTCGCCGAGCGCTTTGGCGGTCGGTCAAAGGAGCGCAAGCACGAGCGCGGCGCAATGCTTGTTTCGCTCGACGAACTCGAAGAAGAAATCGAGCGTCACAACAAGGCATTCAGGGCCGAAGAACTGGGCCGCAAGTTTGGCTGGAAGTGGCGGCTTGCGAGCTCGTCGGCGCTGGCCGAAGCAGGCCATTACCAACCCGCACATCTCGCCGGTGTAAGCTGGCCGTGGCGGCTCGAGCAGAGCCACGCCATGCTCATCGGTACGACCGGAACCGGCAAGACCGTGGCGCTCACCGAACTTGTTGCCGAAGCGCGTGAACGCGGCCAGCGCGCGGTCATTTTCGACCTCACAGGGGCATTCATTGAGGCCTTCTACGATCCTGCACGCGACATCATTCTCAATCCTGTCGATGTGCGGTGCCCGCTTTGGAGCGTGTTCAACGACTGCACGACGGAAGCTGAGTTTCATGCTGCCGCTGAAGCGCTCGTGCCCCATGACGGGGGTGGTTCAGAACAGTTCTGGGTGCTTGCGGCGCGCATGCTGTTTGTCGAGATGTGTCTTCATCTTGCCCGTACCGGCACTGCAACCAATGAGGCGTTGGCACGGCGGCTGATGACCGCTGATCTGTCCGAGGTGCATAAGCTGATGCGCGGTACCATGGCCGATCCGCTGACCGCTCCGGAAGCGGCCCGCATGGCGGAATCGATCCGCGCTGTGTTCAATGCGAATGCGAAAGTGCTCAAGCTTTTGCCCTCATCCGGACCGCGCTTTTCGGTCCGCGACTGGGTCAAAGGCGACTACCAGGCGGGCTCGATCCTGTTCCTTTCTGCCCGCTATGTCGACATGAGCATCTCCTCGCAGTTGCTGACGCTGTGGCTCGACACGGCGATGAATACGCTGATGACGCTCGAGCGCACACATGACCTGCGGATGTGGTTCCTGATCGACGAGCTCGGTGCCCTTCACCGACTACCGGCGCTTGAAAAGGGGTTGCAAACGGCGCGCAACTTCGGCGGTGCGATCGTCACCGGGGTGCATGCGTTTGCCAAGCTCAAGGAAGTCTACGGCGAGAACATGGCCATGACACTTTCCTCGCTTGCGCGAACGAAGCTCATCCTAGCGACGGCCGATCGAGAGACAGCGACCTGGTGCTCCGATTTCATCGGCCACCGGCAGGTGCGCGACATGGAAGAAGGCTATAGCTACGGGTACAACAATGCGCGCGATGCGGTCAGCCTGACGCCGAGGCGGCAGATCGAGCCATTGCTCCTGCCCGACCAGTTTATGAACCTTCCGAGGTTGTCGGCCTACATCAAATTTCCCGACGGATTCCCCGCTGCGCCGGTATCGCTCATTCCGCGCACGCGTGGCCGTATTGCCGAGGGATTCATCGCCCGCGAGAAACCGCTCATTAAGCCTGACCAGGGTCCTGCGGCAACGGCGCTTCAAGCAAGACCGGGTTCGAAACCGATTGATGAGCATCCCGCCTCGAACGACGACGGTGCCGGTAAACCTGTCGATACAAAGCAGCTCAAACTCGACTTGGAGGGGCAGCGCCGTGTCGCCGATGAACCGCAGGATCGGCAGGAGCCTGTGCCGCTTGAAAAGCTGAATGCAGGACGCGCTACTGGTGAGCTCGGTGCCGAAACCCGTTCCGATACGCATCTGGATGCAGGTCCAACGCTACCTCTCGCCGCAGTGCAAACCGGTGAGGATGCACCAGCAATGGGCGCGGAACAGCATCCGTCCGAACCCGGAACCGCCGGCGATGACACAGGTGGCAAGGCTGGTTCGACGCAACGAGGCCGTTCAGCTGCCAACGGGCGCCAGCCTCTCATACCGGTCGAGAAAGACCTGCGTGAAGGTGCGGTCGCAGATCCTCCGGAAAAGGATTTCGGCGAGTTCGAGCCCGACATGTGA